One region of Anthonomus grandis grandis chromosome 22, icAntGran1.3, whole genome shotgun sequence genomic DNA includes:
- the LOC126748373 gene encoding uncharacterized protein LOC126748373, whose amino-acid sequence MAGANQNPLWHGMNLDEINYRIIGPGLALFSDESLEKIRVFNETIIRQNLPSENGLFYRVLTHDLEVVNFELWRRNHESVMVELQFRTNSHEQKSYTKLAKIFNKGPSRRSGPPSGRSL is encoded by the exons ATGGCAGGAGCTAACCAGAACCCCCTTTGGCATGGAATGAATCTGGATGAGATTAACTACCGTATCATCGGTCCCGGTCTCGCTCTATTCAGTGACGAATCTCTTGAGAAGATCCGCGTGTTCAACGAGACTATCATAAGGCAGAA TTTACCATCGGAGAACGGCTTGTTCTACAGAGTGCTGACCCACGACTTGGAAGTGGTGAACTTTGAGCTGTGGAGAAGGAATCATGAATCAGTCATGGTCGAGTTGCAATTCCGGACCAACTCGCACGAGCAAAAGAGCTACACCAAACTGGCCAAGATTTTCAATAAGGGTCCGTCCCGCAGGAGCGGCCCCCCAAGCGGCAGATCCCTTTGA
- the LOC126748372 gene encoding uncharacterized protein LOC126748372 isoform X3 encodes MEMLAMVTPNVDLDVINYRNIEDSLFILTTDSLEKVRVFDENKLRDEQPTPDSRLYKILTHDLEVVNFELWRRKQIVVMGEFKKRRSMKELRCLTTIVTLILMTIYPTPRPSNAPQLPLFFDCA; translated from the exons ATGGAGATGTTAGCCATGGTAACACCTAACGTAGACTTGGACGTCATCAATTATCGCAATATTGAAGACAGCCTCTTTATACTGACCACTGATTCTCTTGAGAAAGTTCGCGTTTTTGACGAAAATAAACTGCGTGATGA GCAACCAACACCTGATAGCAGGTTGTACAAGATCCTGACCCACGACCTGGAGGTGGTCAACTTCGAGCTATGGAGAAGGAAGCAAATCGTGGTAATGGGCGAGTTCAAAAAGCGCAGAAGCATGAAGGAGCTCAGGTGCTTGACTACTATAGTCACATTGATTTTGATGACTATATATCCCACTCCCCGCCCCTCCAACGCGCCCCAGCTTCCGCTGTTCTTCGATTGTGCCTAA
- the LOC126748372 gene encoding uncharacterized protein LOC126748372 isoform X1 encodes MSFMSELFGITVLDVDLEKIDYTEVADELFLVPGDILKKIRNHNECVMREMQPTPDSRLYKILTHDLEVVNFELWRRKQIVVMGEFKKRRSMKELRCLTTIVTLILMTIYPTPRPSNAPQLPLFFDCA; translated from the exons ATGTCTTTCATGTCGGAATTATTTGGAATCACAGTACTGGATGTTGATTTGGAGAAGATTGATTATACAGAGGTTGCCGACGAGCTTTTCCTGGTTCCCGGCgatattctgaaaaaaattcgCAACCATAACGAGTGCGTCATGAGGGAGAT GCAACCAACACCTGATAGCAGGTTGTACAAGATCCTGACCCACGACCTGGAGGTGGTCAACTTCGAGCTATGGAGAAGGAAGCAAATCGTGGTAATGGGCGAGTTCAAAAAGCGCAGAAGCATGAAGGAGCTCAGGTGCTTGACTACTATAGTCACATTGATTTTGATGACTATATATCCCACTCCCCGCCCCTCCAACGCGCCCCAGCTTCCGCTGTTCTTCGATTGTGCCTAA
- the LOC126748372 gene encoding uncharacterized protein LOC126748372 isoform X2, with translation MKEVLGMACMELNLDELDYRDIGECLAELTNESLEIFRKYFENVLRVKFRQPTPDSRLYKILTHDLEVVNFELWRRKQIVVMGEFKKRRSMKELRCLTTIVTLILMTIYPTPRPSNAPQLPLFFDCA, from the exons ATGAAAGAAGTGCTAGGAATGGCTTGTATGGAATTGAATTTGGACGAGCTCGATTACCGCGACATCGGCGAATGCCTTGCTGAACTCACCAATGAGTCTCTtgaaatatttcgaaaataCTTTGAAAATGTTTTGCGTGTGAAGTTTAG GCAACCAACACCTGATAGCAGGTTGTACAAGATCCTGACCCACGACCTGGAGGTGGTCAACTTCGAGCTATGGAGAAGGAAGCAAATCGTGGTAATGGGCGAGTTCAAAAAGCGCAGAAGCATGAAGGAGCTCAGGTGCTTGACTACTATAGTCACATTGATTTTGATGACTATATATCCCACTCCCCGCCCCTCCAACGCGCCCCAGCTTCCGCTGTTCTTCGATTGTGCCTAA
- the LOC126748174 gene encoding uncharacterized protein LOC126748174: MVKENWYVVKSHDKRDKTRPKMKIRQRTQRGRKPYNKTRKEALTRHGVNWLIAWNIRGHQIQLLSHQMPFGGPALHHRHDKSPSVSNLRGQSLMSLNQGIAEATVMDLFYS, translated from the exons atggtCAAG GAGAACTGGTATGTGGTCAAGAGCCATGATAAGAGAGACAAAACGAGACCAAAAATGAAGATTCGACAGAGAACTCAAAGAGGAAGAAAACCATATAACAAAACAAGAAAGGAAGCATTAACCAGACACGGAGTTAATTG GTTAATTGCTTGGAATATCAGAGGTCACCAGATTCAACTTCTTTCTCACCAAATGCCTTTTGGAGGTCCAGCTCTTCACCATAGACATGACAAATCTCCCTCagtaa GTAACCTCAGAGGACAAAGTCTAATGAGTTTAAATCAAGGGATCGCGGAGGCCACGGTCATGGACCTCTTCTACTCCTAG